In Centropristis striata isolate RG_2023a ecotype Rhode Island chromosome 15, C.striata_1.0, whole genome shotgun sequence, a genomic segment contains:
- the gabrr3a gene encoding gamma-aminobutyric acid receptor subunit rho-3a, translating into MRPGFGGSAIPVGIDVQVESVDSISEVNMDFTMTLYLRHYWQDDRLAFPSSSNKSRTFDARLVKKIWVPDVFFVHSKRSFIHDTTMENIMLRVFPDGNILYSVRITVTALCSMDFSSFPLDTQNCSLELESYAYNENDLMLYWKNGNDSLRTDEIVLSQFFIEDFQPSFGLAFYSSTGWYNRLYINFILRRHIFFFMLQTYFPTMLMVMLSWVSFWIDRRAVPARVSLGITTVLTMSTIITGVSASMPQVSYVKAVDIYLWASFLFVFLSVIEYAAVNYFTTVEEMKKLKRAKIPNTYDASQAMAFDGCFHDNEIDLASFPEVSSTPNTERNTQSRNSTVSGPTEGTRLRRKHPLKHNLRFIMSNSYMIDSYSRVIFPMAYLLFNIIYWSMYA; encoded by the exons GTTCGGCTATTCCTGTCGGCATCGATGTCCAGGTGGAGAGCGTTGACAGCATATCTGAAGTAAACATG gacTTCACCATGACTCTGTACCTGAGGCATTACTGGCAGGACGATCGCCTTGCCTTCCCCTCCAGCAGCAACAAGAGTCGTACATTTGATGCACGTCTTGTGAAGAAAATTTGGGTTCCTGACGTGTTCTTTGTCCACTCAAAGCGCTCTTTTATCCATGACACAACCATGGAGAACATCATGCTGAGGGTTTTTCCTGACGGTAATATCCTCTACAGTGTCAG GATCACCGTGACTGCACTTTGCTCAATGGACTTCAGTAGCTTCCCCCTGGACACACAGAATTGCTCTCTGGAGCTGGAGAGCT ATGCTTACAATGAGAACGACCTAATGCTCTACTGGAAGAATGGGAACGATTCATTAAGGACTGACGAGATCGTGCTCTCgcagttttttattgaagacTTCCAGCCTTCCTTTGGGCTTGCCTTCTACAGCAGTACTG gTTGGTACAATCGACTCTACATAAACTTCATTCTCAGGAGGCACATCTTCTTCTTCATGCTTCAGACGTACTTTCCCACCATGCTCATGGTGATGCTGTCCTGGGTGTCTTTCTGGATAGACAGGAGGGCTGTACCTGCCCGTGTCTCTCTGG GTATCACCACGGTTCTGACGATGTCCACCATCATCACTGGTGTCTCAGCCTCTATGCCACAGGTGTCTTACGTCAAAGCCGTAGACATCTACTTGTGGGCAAGCTTcctgtttgtctttctgtctgtcatcGAGTACGCTGCTGTCAACTATTTCACCACGgtggaggagatgaagaagCTGAAAAGGGCAAAG ATACCAAACACCTACGACGCAAGCCAGGCGATGGCGTTCGATGGCTGTTTTCATGACAATGAGATTGACCTGGCTTCTTTTCCAGAGGTTTCCAGCACCCCAAATACAGAGAGGAACACCCAGTCCCGAAACTCTACTGTCTCCGGACCCACAGAAGGCACCAGGCTGCGCCGCAAACATCCTTTAAAACACAACCTCCGCTTCATTATGAGCAACAGCTACATGATCGACTCCTACTCCAGGGTCATATTTCCCATGGCTTACCTACTCTTCAACATCATTTACTGGAGTATGTATGCATAG